The Anopheles gambiae chromosome 2, idAnoGambNW_F1_1, whole genome shotgun sequence genomic sequence CCGCACCACCATCGCACCCGACGACATCGAGACAAACCGACCGAGCCGCCGTCGACGCCCCACCACCCTCCATCCTACGCCGCAACGACCAGACGGTATCGACCGGCGTCACCAGGTCTCAGCGGAAGGTCATCATACCTCTACGTTACCGGTGACACCGCTCTAGGAGGGGAGTACTGTAGCGACCAGACCGCCATCTGGCGTGAGAATCGTGAGCGATCGTGACATCCAGGGACAAGGACACGGATCTCCGTGAAGCGCACTCACCAGGCACACGAATGTGTCAAAGTGACGTGCGCCGCGTGTCCAGCGCTACACTTCCTGCTGTCAGCGAGcacattctctctcttgcgACCCAACCTCGAAAGCGAACAGACCTCTTCCTTCGCTCCGCGCTCGAAACTTCCTCAACGTGAAACCCTCTCGCACGAACGTGCGCAACCGTTCATAATatagtgtaaaataaagttcCGTATTTCCTACTCACGAAACCCAACGCGTTCGCGACATAAAAAATTAGGGACCACTTTTGTGGCGCCCCTAaatgctttttcaggctgtagaatgaccggttggcagccagcatccttgcgcgcaactcagcttccatgctgttttcgttgctgacctttgacccaaaataggtgaattgtgggacgacttcaaaagtgcgttcacctatctgcacgtcacgcctacgtagatcctgattatttgttggtaggcccgctgatgttgccaccatcagtttggtatttgcctcgtttatctgcaatccgaggctctctgccgcctgctcgatctcttggtaggcttctactacataggagagccggagaccaatgatgtctatatcatcagcgtatgccatgatctgggttgacttatagaagatggttcccgtagtctccaccctcgagtcgcggatggccctctctagtgGCAGGttaaataggagacaggcaagcccgtccccctggcgcagacccttggtgatagcaaaaggtcctgagagttttccatccaccctcacctggcaagtgacgttggtcatagtcattctaactaacTTTATCAGTTtcgccgggattccaaatgcaAATTACTTGTAAAGAGTACAATACGGTAGTACAAGTACAATAAAGAGTACAGTAAATTACATACATCAAAAACAATAGTTACATGATCGAGATCGGTTCAAAATGGACAAAGCCGTATTCAGTAATGAGTGAAATGATTGAGCAATTTTTTGGGAATGGGTTTCATTTGGTGTGTTTTGAGTGCAATGTTGTCCAAAAGGCGGGCTCATGATTTGTAAATACTTCGTTATTAGTATCATTAGTATCCAATTAGTGATCAGTTCTTGAAACAGGATTTGTTCGGGGCATTTTAGATGGAACGTGGGTTGTATTCGGTATCAGTTGTCGAACTAAACTTGTTGAAGACGGTATCACTAACAAGATAAAGATAGGTTCAGGTTCAGTTTTAGGATCGGTAAAGGTGCTTACAGTTCCGAAAATGAAACCAGGATCAGGTTATTTTTAGCACAACTGGGGGACAAGCAAgcttggtttgtttttatcaagtaaaaaaaactttttaaaagattttccctttttctctggaatttttctatttgaatggaACTATTCAATTTACATAACAAAGCTATCACTATGTACGAACCATTATAATCACGTGAATCGGGGAAAATCATAACCGGAAAGAGCATTTACACTTTGGAAACTAATTTATTTTATCGCGTGTTACAGCTTACACTTCAAAAGGCTAGATATTATGGTACACAGCAAAACCACTTAACGtaaatcaacttttttttgtaacaaacCGCTCTAATTGGCAGCTTCAAAGTTCATGCCCAGCTCTTTCATCCTGTTTTCGATATCGAGCGTTGGTAGACCGTTCTCCTTGTTGTAGTGGTAGCTCAGAATCAGCTGCTTTTCCTCCAGCCCCGGAACATGCTCGAAAAGCGACCGCCCCAAGCCTTCGTCAATGTCGTTTTCTTCGCGCAAAATGCAGAAGTAGATGAGAAATACTGCCACACTGAAGTTTACCACGTACGGCTGAAACCACGGAATATCTTGTCCCTTGGGGCCCTCCCGGCTACGCTGTGCCGTCCAGCGAGATGCCTGGCTGCCGAAATATTTGATCGGTTCATTGTTGACCTCTTCTTTGCGATTTTCTTGCCTTTGGTTTGTCGTTGAACTGGCAATGTTGGCCGATGCCGGCAGGAACTGGCAGCGATGTGTGCTACaaataaacacaattttgtAATGCTGCTGGTTCGGGTTTATTTCCTGAATACACTTACTTTTTCAATAGTGCTGCTAATCTGCGGACTGCTAAAATTTGGGCCATGCTTAAACCTATGTATGGTCAATAAATGAAAGTCTATTTCGTAGGAAAATTACACAATGTTGTGATggatttttgttatgttttgctttGGCTTGTGAAGTTGAAGTTTGCaaccagagtgaccagaaataccgatttatctgtattcctaccgattttttatatgcctaccgattcacagatgaccgccctaaaactaccgattttccatttatcctactgaaaatcacagatatttgatttttcagtcttttaagcttaatctgtggcgcttgcccaagtgccacaaatccactaaacgaccactaaacggcttctaaacgactcaagcactatacctaaacggaatatagaaagacttcgtttagcagacggcaaacgactcatgcattctaaaaatagcaaaaaaggtggcgctctctgttggtgggataccccaaccagttgagcttcatcgcttggaggagagctttctcatttcctctgtactgttgtatggtttcgcattgaagttatgcatcgctagaactagaacggcgatacgattgtttaaatactaaactccaatggaaaccaccagcactgaagcaagtgagatttgagtaatggtcgttggtgttgatacccacgtatctgaccacacaaccattcatatagatttttgctcggaaagttagaaggctatataggttatgataagatgaaacttgccgaaacacattgcaagaaaaggatagcaatataatgatgagttgtaatacgccatctattgatcaaaccaatgaagctgtggagctttcatttttttctatgaatattcaatttttcagtcgtttaagcttaatctgtggcgcttgggtacagagctgcacaagaaactggttacccaattgattatcgctgcaaactttcgccgtacgtatgaacagctgtcagatttatgcgcacggttaagccacccgccggttaatccacccccggataatcgacgttctactgtacttGTTTCgtcggttttgacgttttgcgacggttttgcgacggtggccgccaaaaagctcgccttgACCTGTGGGCAAAGTAACCAGAAATAACGATGTATACCGATGTATGTagggtttgaaggaaaaaatctcaaTTTCTTTAATCATTGTACTATAAAACtcagccaaacaatcaaataaaTCTAAATAATCCAGCGAAAATAAAATGACAGCACGTACGATAAAATCGTATCCGATGGAGCACTGCAGCGGCTCTAAGGTCGCGTGGAGGCCCGAGAAAAAGAACTTGCCACCATTGAGAAGAAAATTTGCATCTTAGTCCTTCTTTGGCTTAGAATTCCTAGTACAAATTTCAGATCAACACTTCAGAAAGAccttcatttgtgtaaccgCTGAACAAAATCTAAACCATATCCTAGgtaaaggatgcatattctttTGAAATGAAACTTTCATTTTGCGTATtagtaccccccccccccccctcatccCGCTTACCACTTTTTGCGCTTTCACTTCTTTTAACTCGAGTTAAGTTTCGAGTTTCAAAGACTACCGATAAAATATTGttgcgcctaccgaaaactgccaaaataatctggccacacttcGTGCAATATAAAATCTTGGATCttggatcttttttttctatctttgtttaccttttcatGACAGTTGAGATTTGGCGCCACaccaaaattaaacaaattgcaGCAGGATGGAAGAGGCTCAATATTCCGAGGATTTATTTAGCACGCAAGATGAAGCAGCATTTGGAAATGCAAATTCTGAGCAAGAAGCATCCACCCACAAGTCGACAGAGGAGAAAGATGTTGCTGCACAACCCGGAAAAGATACTGCAAGCGCAGCTGAAAAGGAAGTGGGTACATCCGCTGAGCAGGAAACTCCCGATCTTGTATTTTCGGAGGACATCGATTTCGGTaaagaaagcagcaaaaacggAGATAATTCTTCGAGCAACGCTGGTGTCACTTCGGACAATTTCGAAGAACTTATGGAACCCGATGTAAATGTGGAAAATGCCGATGAAAGAACAGAAACTGAAGAGGTGGTAGAATCGAGCGTCCCTAACCCAAATGCAGCTGATGCTGCAAGCACAAAAGGTACGGCGAAGGACCGCTATCAGATTGTACCATGACTTATTGTCGGTTTTACTTGTTATACTTTTAGAATCACCCGAAGAACGTTTGGCACAGTTTCCATTTGCTCGGATTAAACAGATGATGAAGCTGGACCCGGAAGTAGGAATAGTGTCGGCCGAGGCGATATTCTTGGTTACAAAAGCGGCAGAACTGTTTCTTCAAACATTGGCCAAAGATACCAGCTTTCATACGGTTGCctcaaagaagaagacgatGAGCAAGAGAGATGTTGAAACTGCAATAGATAACGTCGACTCGCTAGTGTTTCTTGAAGGAATGATGAATGTGTAGAGTTGCTAAGGACGAATGGTGCTAGGTTTAAGAAGTTTGGCGACTAATAGAAACTAAGACATATCatgctatttttagaaacGTGTcttttatttgcaaaaataCCGTTGTCCTGTTTAATTTTGCTGTTTAGAAGTAGATTTTccttaagcaatacggccgaagccgttctttctgaataaaaaaagtagTTTTTCCCTTGTATTTGAATTTTTAGTAAtaaattgatgaaaaatgatgaCATGTAATAATTCAGAATGGAACTTTCTTTAGATTAAAACTACAATATCCCAAGCACACACCTAATATATTGGTGAAtctgtgcatttttttgttatttttaaatacgGAGACTGGCACGAATTTAATAGCCGCCATGATTATTTCTATATGAACCTTGTGTTCAGTCGGCGGCTGTTTTTTCACAGGCGGCTACT encodes the following:
- the LOC1275777 gene encoding DNA polymerase epsilon subunit 4 — protein: MEEAQYSEDLFSTQDEAAFGNANSEQEASTHKSTEEKDVAAQPGKDTASAAEKEVGTSAEQETPDLVFSEDIDFGKESSKNGDNSSSNAGVTSDNFEELMEPDVNVENADERTETEEVVESSVPNPNAADAASTKESPEERLAQFPFARIKQMMKLDPEVGIVSAEAIFLVTKAAELFLQTLAKDTSFHTVASKKKTMSKRDVETAIDNVDSLVFLEGMMNV
- the LOC1275776 gene encoding uncharacterized protein LOC1275776 translates to MAQILAVRRLAALLKNTHRCQFLPASANIASSTTNQRQENRKEEVNNEPIKYFGSQASRWTAQRSREGPKGQDIPWFQPYVVNFSVAVFLIYFCILREENDIDEGLGRSLFEHVPGLEEKQLILSYHYNKENGLPTLDIENRMKELGMNFEAAN